Proteins encoded together in one Pontiella desulfatans window:
- a CDS encoding DUF6868 family protein, with protein sequence MNIELMREFFGWMTLINLGLYIWTAVMCFFCKGMIYRTHGKMFRLTPEAINAFLYGYLGVYKIFFIAFNLVPWLALVLMT encoded by the coding sequence ATGAATATTGAATTAATGAGGGAATTCTTCGGTTGGATGACCCTGATCAACCTGGGGCTCTACATCTGGACGGCGGTCATGTGCTTTTTTTGCAAGGGCATGATCTACCGGACGCACGGAAAAATGTTCCGGCTGACACCAGAGGCCATCAACGCTTTCCTGTATGGTTATCTGGGCGTATACAAGATTTTCTTCATCGCCTTCAACCTCGTCCCCTGGCTCGCATTGGTGCTCATGACCTGA